The DNA sequence TGATGCAGATTGTTCGATATTCGAATTCAGCGTGGTAACTTGATCCGTGACATAATTTTGAGTTTTTGTGTTCGTTTCGCTGAGATTATTCGACACGTTTTCGATCGCTTTTTCTGTATTCAGCTGACTTTCGGAGAAGGTTGCGTAATTCGTTCCCAGCATCAGCTTGTTGTTCTGCGGGTTATCCATGTCAACGGTCAGCTTCTGGATCAGCATGAACTCATTCAGCTGATGCGCCGGGCTATTTACTTTTACGTATTCAAAGAAACGAAGTTTGTCTATCTGATCATCCGTCATGGATAAGTCAATGGCCGACACATCAAGGGATACATTCAAATTGATGCGGCTCGCTAGTTCGGCTGCCGCTTTTGTGAGCAGGTTGCCGCCAACGGTCACGTCATCCCAAGTTTTTGTATCAAAAATCCAACCATACGCATCGACAGCCGCTTGATCGTACACATAATCCACGCCGCCATTCACATCTGAAATGGTCAGGCGCTCATCCGTGTCATTCCCCAGCTTTGCCCCATATGGAATCAAAGCCGTTACAATGTCCTGGCCTTTGATTTCTTTGTTCAGATCCAGTAAATTTTCTCCCAGTTTGATTTCCTGAAGGCTTTGAGCTGTACTGTCTTCCAGATAATCCACGTAGTTGATGCCGCCTGATCTGCGAATCCTGATATAACCGCCCAGCAACTTGATCAGTTTGTCGTTAACCACATCCCACGCGCTCGCTGCAGTGATGCTGGACCGCGTGATGTAGTCGTTCGGATCAGTCACGGTCACACTCCCCAAAACAAAGCGCTTCGTCTCTTCCACCTGTGCGTTATATTCCATCAGGATATAGCTTAAAAAGCCGGACACGCTACCGGAGTAGGTGTACGGCCGAATGATACCATCATTTAAAAAAGCAAGATCCCCTTCGCAGGTGACATCCTTCGCATTGTCGAAGTCCTGGACATCATCCAGCACGCGTCCACGGAATACCATATAA is a window from the uncultured Trichococcus sp. genome containing:
- a CDS encoding phage tail spike protein, which encodes IVVYTVYCDNELLFDPRVDELVIFDKKVVLEVNKTGSFDFKIYPSHPMYDRIKRLKSSIEVYQDGYMVFRGRVLDDVQDFDNAKDVTCEGDLAFLNDGIIRPYTYSGSVSGFLSYILMEYNAQVEETKRFVLGSVTVTDPNDYITRSSITAASAWDVVNDKLIKLLGGYIRIRRSGGINYVDYLEDSTAQSLQEIKLGENLLDLNKEIKGQDIVTALIPYGAKLGNDTDERLTISDVNGGVDYVYDQAAVDAYGWIFDTKTWDDVTVGGNLLTKAAAELASRINLNVSLDVSAIDLSMTDDQIDKLRFFEYVKVNSPAHQLNEFMLIQKLTVDMDNPQNNKLMLGTNYATFSESQLNTEKAIENVSNNLSETNTKTQNYVTDQVTTLNSNIEQSASAIRMDVSETYTSKSELEQYKLDVSTTFTQTNESFRFDFGTLEQLVTDLGGETSASFTEIRKFIQFLDGDIILGEVGNPLKLKIENDRIAFILNGLEVAYWSDSNFYITEARILTSIRIGNYAFIPRSNGNLSFKWVG